TCTTGTTGCACTCtcaataaagtaaaatacataTTGAGAGCTGGAAGtctatatttaaattaatatatgtAAAAAGACACTTTAACTGAACAACAATATAACCTTCATGAAGGATTTACTGAGAGATATATTATACAGCATAGAGAAGTATATACAACCACCACTAAACAGGAAATCTTCAAATGTTGGGgaatagttcaccaaaaaaagcaatttcacattatctactcaccactatgctgatggaggggtgactgaagggtttgagtccacaaaacactttgggaGTTTTTCAggtgttgcagccaaattcaaTACAATTGAATCAACTGGGAACCACatctaatgttaaaaaaaaattaaaacatttttaatgtcgGGGCTAACATACACTTGGATCACATTATGGGGGCATTTTATGTAGTTTTTTTGCCTTTGAAGAAATGGTGAGCGGTGACTTCAATTGTTTGGATTTGGATGCAACGctttttacccctgaaactcccaaagtgttttgtggactcaaacccttcatccaCAGCTACATTGGCAAAGTGGTGAATTTTCATTTGTATCCCTTTAATGTAGTGTTTTtcttacattacattattaaatgtaatttagaGGACGCTTTTATACAAAGGCGACTTACGAATAGTGCATTCAACAGATGTTTTGCtactgtgtgtgtacttgtacttctaTCTGTGTGAGGAACAGTTTGTTGGTTAGATCTCACAAAGGCACAACAGTTTGGCCATTCCTTACTTTCCAACTTACCCAAAAGGCGGACAGTTTAAACTTGGTTTTGATTAGGTTTAGGTTTCGGTTATGGTAAGGGTTGGGCATTTAGTTAAGCATCTAGGAAATGCATTCAAGGAATATTACTATTTACTTTGCAACAAATATGAAGATCCaatagtaaaaaataaatcagagttGTGATGCTctgataaatgataaatgtgCTACATGTGTTTTACAAAGGAGGAGTCAGAGAATTTcgttttattcttttatatatatgaagggaatataatattttaatgattttacCACTTTTTTAAACAGAGGTAGTTTTTATTCCCCTGTGATTTATGTATATTAAGGGAAACAAATAATATTTCGAAAATCTACATGTTTGAAAGTCAATTTCTCGTCATATTGTGACATTTGACTGTAATTTGTAACTGGCTGCTGGAAAGGACAGAATCTTTCTTGAATAAGATCGAATGAGCTTAATCTGTTGTGCAAGTTTATAAAATTTGACAATAACTATTTAAATGTTAGACCAGAAAACTGTCAGCATGCCGACACGCAGTTCTCTGTATTTCTCATCTACATTGATTCCTTTCTCCTCtgagattaaaataaatgtagaattattttttttttttctcttccaacAGACCAGATGGCGGGGAGCTAAACGCCAGAAGGACGGAGCAAGAGGAAGAGCACATCCATGGGTGACGCCTCGCTTCTCGGGCTAGAGATGACGGATGGGATGTGGGAGAACGACAGCTTCGCCGGCCCCTCGCCTGGACTCCCCCTGCTTTTGCTCATGTTCAACGACAGCGATCTGAACCAGACACTGTTCAACTTCAGCTCCTCCAACTGTACCAACTTCACCGACCCAGATGTCTCCTCAGGTCCCAGCGTGGCAGGGGTCCTCATCCCACTCATATACATCATTGTGTGCATCATTGGCCTGGGTGGAAACACTATAGTGATTCACATAGTGCTGCATTACTCAAAGATAGAGTCTGTCACCAACATCTACATTCTGAACTTAGCCATAGCTGACGAGCTCTTCATGCTCAGCCTGCCTTTCCTGGCCGTTCAGAACACCATGCAGTCGTGGCCCTTTGGCTTGTTCATGTGCCGCCTGGTCATGACCGTCGACTCCATCAACCAGTTCACCAGTATCTTTTGCCTGACCGTGATGAGCATCGACCGCTACCTTGCTGTAGTTCACCCCATTGTGTCTTCAAAGTGGCGGCGGCCTCGGGTGGCGAAAATGGTGAATGGCACTGTGTGGGCGTTGTCGTTTCTGGTTGTTCTGCCTGTGATCATCTTTGCCAACATCCAGAGGGCCGGAGGCACCTGTAACATCTCCTGGCCTCAACCAACTAACATCTGGAGCGCGGCTTTCATCATCTACACCTCCACTGTTGGATTCTTCTGTCCTCTTCTTATCATCTGCCTCTGTTACCTGCTCATTGTTTTCAAGATACGCAGCTCGGGTAAAAAAGTCCACGCCACCTCCAACAAGCGCAGAAAGTCGGAGCGGAAAGTGACACGCATGGTTGTGATTGTTGTTGCAGTGTTTGTCTTCTGCTGGTTGCCTTTCTACATCCTCAACATCATCAACCTGCTAGTGTCCCTGCCCTCAGACTATCAGGGCCTTTACTATTTTGTCGTATTGCTCAGTTATGCTAACAGCTGCGCCAACCCCATCGTGTACGGCTTCTTGTCAGACAACTTCAAGAGGGGTTTCCGGAAGGCGCTCTGCCGCTCCACAAGGAAGGTGGAGAACCACGAGCCCATGGAGCGCCAGCAGCTGCATGAGGAAAGGCGGAGGGCGCTCATGCCCAGGGAGAGCCTGAGACGGGGAATCGGGGACGAAGTGGACGACGAGGAGGAAGACGTCTCAGAAATGACTGAGATCTACAGAATCGGCCAGAATGGAAACAGCAGCTTCCAGCCACAGAGCTCAAGGCCACTGCTCTCAGAGACGACTGCAGAAGAGCTTCCGTCCCCGGTCAAGGACAAAGCTGGTGACGCAAAAGGGAAAGATCCAGTCAATGGGTCCACACTTGCTGCTCCATTGCTTCTCAATGGAGCCAAAAATGGGAACATAAAATCCCTGCCAGAGGAAAACTTGGAGCAGGGCACCTCATTGGAGATTAGTCATTTATAGTGTAAAATATGGACTCTGAGCTTGTGTTACTTGAAATATTACTTGAAGTATTATAGTGCAGGGAGGACTGCCTCTAATCCACAAGAAATACCAGACAAGGTTaagaagcgtttatttgttatCACTGAGCTCAGAAAGAATGTATGACAGTTTATAATGTGTACTTTTGGTATAATGTGTATAAATGCATGGTTGAATGTACAGGCTTGTACCTTTATTTACTGTTATTACGTTGTATTATAAAGATTTTTGTTCCATAATGTGACAAACATTTCCTACAACTTTCAGCTGAACTCACTGCAACATGTTACACTTTAGTTAAAAGGTATATTGACAACATGGCTATACCGTTAGGATGTTTCAGACATCTCCTGCCTGAAACACCTGTTTCCTAGAAATTATGTTTAGATATTACTAACTAGTTCTGTTAGGTTCAAGAGGAGTGTCAGGCTCAAGTGTGTGGTTGGGTTCATGCAACAATAACACTTTGGTTAGTGTTGGTGAAGGATTAGAGCTAcagttaaatattaataaacacaTCTTGTCCTATGCTTTGAATTGCTTTTGACTTTTTCCGAATCAAACCATAGCACGATCTCTTAAAAAACCATAGctatgtgagtgtgagtgcCTAAGCATAGCCATAATAACtttcaaacatattttttacttgCTACATGGAGACATTATCATTATAGGAACATGAAATTATGTTAAATTGATGCGACTTGAACCttttatttaagtaaaagtacaaataaatagacaaaaatgtAGAAGTAGCGCTTAaacttttctacttgagtaaaagtaactAATGGCTGAATGATTGACGTGGCCTTTTCATCTCCATTTCAGGAGTTTCTTCTTCACCAGTGAAACTGCTTttgcaggaggcggggtctattGTTACCTgcccgctctgattggatcagagATCCAGATCTAATTATTGATTTCTTGGTTACTTAAAAACTATGTGCACATGtaaaatattattgtataaaattgaaGTGGAGTTGGAAGTATAGATATTtgatgtagtggagtaaaagtgaaaagtacatGCAAAtaagtacagatacatgaaaaTGTACCTAAGTATATGTACATTGGTGTGCCAATTTGCAGGTACGTTCAGCAACTTTTCTgtgtttgaaaaaacaaaaaatgctaaTGATTACACATTAGCATAATTTCTTAGAAGGTTTGAATGACTTTACATGTTGTAACTGACTATTTACCTTATATATGAGTATTGGCTTAtgtttagatttgtttttgttgagggCCTGACTGTGGCTGctattagttagttagttaatcTAAACTTTGCTGTTGCAAAAAATGTGACTGTAAAGGAGGTGTATCTGTTAATGTTGCAGAAGCCCAGACTTAATTTTTGTGTTCTATTGCACATTTGATGACTTCAGATAATAAAACTTATATTGTACTGCCTGATGCCTCCACATCAGGAAGAaccaatatatttatatgtgtcaTACAGCAGcaatgttgtctctttctctttatcaTAAGTTATTAGGCAACATAATTTCCTGTGCTGTGGTTTAGTTTTGAACGGGTAAAACATTCATTAGACAGGTCATTCTGGATCTTAAAAtagattattataataaagcTTGTATGACATTGACAAATATGAAAAGTTAATAATACAGTATTTGACATTGAGTTAGCATTTCAGGAATGTGAGTTAATAATTACACACAAAACAAGTAGTTCAAAACGTGTTAGTTATTAAAGTTGTTGAAGTTCAAGTTAATTCCCACAAAACCTTAAATTGTATCTTTTCAAAGTTTGTCAATTTATTCAAAATCTGATTCAGACTTTTTGATACCCATTGTGACCAAAAGTCAATGTAATGTATACATTTGGGCTTTAACCCTGAGACCTTAAATGATGAAGATGCAACAAATACCTTAATATGTAAAGTATATCAATTTGTCACAGTATTTCATTCTTTCAAATCTGACATTACTGTTCTATGCTGCTCTTATATGTTGTAGATAATCACATCTTCCTTCATATGGAAATAATTCAAAACAAATCCCGTGCAAACCACtgttgaaaaatgtatgaatagTCCCAGTGTTAGTAGCTTGTATAAATGCAATGTGGCCTGTTAACTGGTGCAgtacaaaatacatttaattgctttttattttactacTAGATAAAGAATGCTACCTCACTAAGTGAACTTCAGGGACTCAGAGAAAAACACTCCAGCATGCTTCAGACATCAGGCTGATATCAATTCATGAGGACACGGTAGGATAAGAAAAAAGTAGTAGCAGATTACATCCAGTGGTATTTCATCTACCCCAACCATCTTTCCATCCAGAGATACAAAATTCTCGCGACTCGATGGGCATGTAACAAATCTTTAACGTAAAGTTAGAtggttgattttttttctctatttatcGAAATTTGAGATATTTCTTGGGCTTTCACATTGGATTTGATGTCTTCATTCAAGAAAAGACTCACGCATGTAAGAGCTTTCTCTAACTGCAGAAGAACCAGGTCAGAGATGCAGTTGAATAGTATGGACACTActgatgacaactgcaacaattATAACATAATGCTGTAAATGCAAATTAGTTTTATTAATCCTTATTATTAACTTTTTGGTGATTTTTTATGGCAAGTActggaaaaaacattttgtgaatGTTCCACGGATACCCCTCTTTCTGTATAAAGGTAATCATTTGTGGTTACATTTTACTCTAGCCTCCCTCTTATTTAGCATTCATAAGTAATAGATTTAAGAAAATGGTTCATAATACATATCACGTAATACATATCACGTGTATAAGAGACTTTATAGATGGACAGTATTTATGAACAGTTATAACTTATCCCATGATGACAAACTTTACATAATTGCGGCTGTGTTTTAATATATCGCtatttataatttgtgtgtaCACCTGCCTCTCCCACAGAATGTATAGTTGCTgaaaattacaataatgaaTACTTATAAATGTAAAACCACATTATTGTGTCATAAACAATTTCATAGATGTtcatatattaataaatatgaaaCAAGAGGGTTGAAAGTAAAGTGTCACTTCATTTCTTGCTcttgaaaaggaaaatgtatATACCCTAAAGTTCATATATCCCCCATGCTGTACACTTTGTGATTTATGAAAATCGCCTAGTCGCAATCTGCAGCGATGGTTTCGTgactgttcttttatttttgcttgCCATGAGCGAAAAGGGGCAGAAAACACACTTAAAAAGTATATTAAACGATAtaaatgatatattatatatgatataaattatgaaatatgcatcccatacttttgATGATACTCTTCTCCTTGAGTTTCAATTACCCAGATTTTTGGCCCCACATGATGACATTTTCTCATCTTTAATTATGTACTTATTGCACACATTTGTCAGGTgtgtaaacagacagacacacacaagcacacaatctcttatgtgtgtgtgtgtgtgtgtgtgtgtgtgtgtgtgtgtgtgtgtgtgtgtgtcaccaaaTGTATTCTGATGTGCATTTTATACACATCCAGTATTTCAgtaattatttttaacttgttttattaaataatgaatGTAACCTCTGGAGTGAAGGAAggatttgcatttgtgtttgcatgtgtttgggtgtgcgtgtgtatgttggggggcctGGGGTGGCGCCAAACTGAAATCTCGCCAAGGgctccaacattgccagggccggcccttgGAGGAGGCCAGAATTCTGATCTACTGGTGAGATTATTTGCTCTACGTGGAAAGGCTTTATCTGAGAATAAAATTACAAGAAATGTGCAGAATTCCCACTGCAAGAAAGTGTAACATATAAAGTAATAGGCATTTACATTAGAAACTTGTCTTAATGTGTTcttaaaaaacaacatacctttaatatttttcttctgCTCCAGCATAAAACGAGGCTAGTCTTTCTTTG
Above is a genomic segment from Pleuronectes platessa chromosome 16, fPlePla1.1, whole genome shotgun sequence containing:
- the sstr3 gene encoding somatostatin receptor type 5, with product MGDASLLGLEMTDGMWENDSFAGPSPGLPLLLLMFNDSDLNQTLFNFSSSNCTNFTDPDVSSGPSVAGVLIPLIYIIVCIIGLGGNTIVIHIVLHYSKIESVTNIYILNLAIADELFMLSLPFLAVQNTMQSWPFGLFMCRLVMTVDSINQFTSIFCLTVMSIDRYLAVVHPIVSSKWRRPRVAKMVNGTVWALSFLVVLPVIIFANIQRAGGTCNISWPQPTNIWSAAFIIYTSTVGFFCPLLIICLCYLLIVFKIRSSGKKVHATSNKRRKSERKVTRMVVIVVAVFVFCWLPFYILNIINLLVSLPSDYQGLYYFVVLLSYANSCANPIVYGFLSDNFKRGFRKALCRSTRKVENHEPMERQQLHEERRRALMPRESLRRGIGDEVDDEEEDVSEMTEIYRIGQNGNSSFQPQSSRPLLSETTAEELPSPVKDKAGDAKGKDPVNGSTLAAPLLLNGAKNGNIKSLPEENLEQGTSLEISHL